In Ailuropoda melanoleuca isolate Jingjing chromosome X, ASM200744v2, whole genome shotgun sequence, a single genomic region encodes these proteins:
- the RTL3 gene encoding LOW QUALITY PROTEIN: retrotransposon Gag-like protein 3 (The sequence of the model RefSeq protein was modified relative to this genomic sequence to represent the inferred CDS: inserted 5 bases in 3 codons; substituted 2 bases at 2 genomic stop codons) yields the protein MVEISAASHIALKLENKILQAQVKWLMEENVAPQAQIPELQMPQAAKEAEPLQKPSESQETQKPLENLDLPEARECQEFPEVGVPHNLRDLQELPGWKPPAAQENQETPMEAYRLSEVKRAQEPPDTQHVPVPQKPQNSEHQDLPSAQETQEAIKHQETPTHLEPFKLPTLQESLETGMPHQPPDPLDAQEFLESSAPQESLEGLRAALTSAASEFPQSPSGLEGEAFSIEYCLAFSRDAQKLSEFXVQLNSYMRVRGHLYPTETAMVSFVGNWFSGEAGMCFXPLLDIQGALLEQYESFIEVLQDTLDSPXNMEDASHCICQLCQWEDPVHQYVTHFHLXAQELNWNESILCIQFQEGLASSVPDDRSHTSAAATNLSDLITQYLEEKLSGKLDPNPQEASPSEERAGPESSLAENQPVKATSNSPHLSEAEQAHCCEGHLCLYCGHPGHFDRGCSVKPHCAQXVGNIKAQQ from the exons GGTAGAGATCTCAGCAGCCTCCCATATTGCTCTGAAATTGGAGAATAAAATTTTGCAGGCCCAAGTGAAGTGGCTGATGGAAGAAAATGTTGCCCCACAGGCTCAGATCCCAGAGCTCCAGATGCCCCAAGCAGCCAAGGAGGCTGAACCACTCCAGAAGCCCTCAGAGTCCCAGGAAACCCAGAAACCCCTAGAAAACCTGGATCTCCCAGAAGCCAGGGAGTGCCAAGAATTCCCAGAAGTTGGGGTTCCCCACAATCTCAGAGATCTCCAGGAGCTCCCAGGCTGGAagccccctgcagcccaggagaaCCAGGAAACACCAATG GAGGCCTACAGGCTCTCAGAAGTTAAGAgggcccaggagcccccagataCCCAGCATGTCCCAGTGCCCCAGAAGCCTCAGAATTCAGAGCACCAGGATCTTCCAAGTGCCCAGGAGACCCAGGAGGCAATAAAACACCAGGAGACCCCAACACACCTGGAGCCCTTTAAGCTTCCAACTCTCCAGGAGTCTCTGGAAACTGGAATGCCCCACCAGCCTCCAGATCCTTTAGATGCCCAGGAGTTCCTAGAGTCCTCAGCACCACAGGAGTCCCTGGAGGGCCTAAGAGCTGCTTTGACATCAGCAGCTTCAGAGTTCCCACAGTCCCCCAGTGGGTTAGAAGGTGAAGCTTTCTCCATAGAATACTGTTTAGCCTTCAGCAGAGATGCCCAGAAGCTTTCTGAGT GGGTTCAGTTGAATAGTTACATGAGAGTCAGAGGACACCTGTATCCCACCGAAACAGCTATGGTGAGCTTTGTTGGCAACTGGTTCTCAGGTGAGGCAGGAATGTGTTTTTAGCCCTTACTAGATATCCAAGGTGCCCTGTTGGAGCAATATGAAAGTTTCATAGAAGTGCTCCAGGATACTCTTGACAGTCC GAACATGGAAGATGCCAGTCACTGCATCTGTCAGCTTTGCCAATGGGAGGATCCTGTCCACCAGTATGTGACCCACTTCCATCT TGCTCAAGAGCTAAACTGGAATGAAAGCATTCTCTGCATCCAATTTCAGGAAGGGCTTGCCAGTTCTGTCCCAGATGATCGGTCTCACACAAGCGCAGCAGCAACCAACCTATCTGATCTGATCACTCAGTACCTAGAAGAGAAGCTAAGTGGTAAGCTTGATCCAAATCCACAAGAAGCAAGCCCTTCTGAGGAGAGAGCAGGGCCTGAGAGTTCACTAGCTGAAAACCAGCCTGTGAAAGCCACAAGCAATAGCCCACATCTCAGTGAAGCTGAACAAGCTCACTGCTGTGAAGGCCACTTGTGCCTCTACTGTGGTCATCCTGGTCATTTTGACAGAGGTTGCTCTGTCAAGCCTCACTGTGCACAGTAGGTGGGAAACATCAAGGCCCAGCAGTAA